The Vicia villosa cultivar HV-30 ecotype Madison, WI linkage group LG1, Vvil1.0, whole genome shotgun sequence genome includes a region encoding these proteins:
- the LOC131630666 gene encoding gibberellin 2-beta-dioxygenase 2-like, with protein MVLASPKPHRSETILPSDVIPIIDLKGERCEVIKLIVKASEEFGFFKVINHGISDETIDKMEEAGFGFFAKPMSEKKLASPAYGCKNIGVNGDIGEVEYLLLNANTSSIAQISKTISIHDPHSNFRYRVSEYTEAVKEVACEILELMAEGLGVPDRKVFSSLIKDIDSDSILRLNHYPPTLVKDKDKSHSNNVGFGEHSDPQILTILRSNDVSGLQISLQHGLWIPINPDPSALCVNVGDVLEVMTNGRFVSVRHRAMTNSYKSRMSMAYFGAPPLNASIVAPPVLVTPHRPSLFRQFTWADYKKATYSLRLGDTRIQLFRANMS; from the exons ATGGTATTGGCTTCACCAAAACCTCATAGGAGTGAAACAATTTTACCAAGTGATGTGATTCCAATAATAGACCTAAAAGGTGAAAGGTGTGAGGTAATAAAACTCATTGTGAAAGCAAGTGAAGAGTTTGGTTTCTTCAAAGTGATAAACCATGGTATTAGTGATGAAACTATTGATAAAATGGAAGAAGCTGGTTTTGGATTCTTTGCAAAACCAATGAGTGAAAAGAAACTAGCTTCACCTGCTTATGGTTGTAAGAATATTGGAGTCAATGGAGATATTGGTGAAGTTGAGTATCTTCTTCTTAATGCCAACACTTCCTCCATTGCTCAAATATCTAAAACTATTTCCATTCATGATCCACATTCTAACTTCAG GTATAGGGTAAGTGAATATACAGAAGCAGTGAAAGAGGTGGCATGTGAGATATTAGAGTTAATGGCAGAAGGTTTGGGGGTCCCTGATAGAAAGGTATTCAGCAGTTTAATAAAGGATATTGATAGTGACTCTATTCTTAGGCTCAATCACTACCCACCTACACTAGTTAAGGACAAGGACAAGTCACACTCCAACAATGTTGGCTTTGGGGAGCATTCTGACCCTCAGATCTTGACCATTCTTAGATCTAATGACGTTTCTGGTCTTCAAATCTCTCTTCAACATGGTCTATGGATTCCTATCAACCCTGACCCCTCAGCTCTCTGTGTTAATGTTGGCGATGTCCTTGAG GTTATGACAAACGGAAGATTTGTAAGCGTGAGACATAGGGCAATGACAAACTCATACAAATCAAGAATGTCAATGGCATATTTTGGGGCTCCACCTCTAAATGCTTCGATTGTTGCTCCACCAGTTTTGGTTACACCACACAGGCCCTCACTCTTCAGACAATTTACTTGGGCCGATTACAAAAAAGCTACTTACTCTCTAAGGCTTGGTGACACAAGAATTCAACTTTTTAGAGCAAACATGTCATGA